Proteins from a single region of Candidatus Rubrimentiphilum sp.:
- a CDS encoding elongation factor G, producing MTDISRVRNIAVVGTHHAGKTTLVEAILSHCGAIGRKGAVTDGTSTTDHEPECIGHAQSTTVGFAHCTADGIDMTLVDCPGFIDFFEETKLAISGCDAAVIVLDGEPLRVPQTQALVDFIESRKMPHLFVVNKLDRPGSDFARTLEALQNAYGRHVVAEQLPIGTAENFKGYVDLAASKAFAYDGAAEKDSEIPPDMQDRVAQAHVQLLEAIADFDDHLMEELLEGVEPPLEEVEKDLCVECAHDQIIPVLVAAGLPGYGVSALVRALEKWFPSPADAPVLDAEGRPIEPKADGPVIAQVFKTSIHPQSGKLSIVRVVSGTLKSDATLTNISKGSEKVRSGGLYRLQGKKAEAVPEAGPGSIVAIARMESVATGDTLTENNFKVLLPRVQAGEPVFAVAIRPKERMDEAKISQMLARIVDEDPSLRLDRAPITNELLLMGNGEQHVSIAVERLTRKYKVEVVTAPPMIPYQETITAGTEVHARYKHQTGGHGQFGDVWLRFANQDRGHGVTFEVKIVGGVVPRQFFGAVEKGVREALMHGSVGGYPVTDVHVVLFDGAYHDVDSSEQAFKTAAGMGVRDALPKCNPVVLEPIVHVAVTVPSNYTSSVMQQLTGKRGQILGMNPADKPGYDTVEAYVPQVELARYITELRTATQGLGTYSWRHERFDPVPGKWTAPKAAV from the coding sequence ATGACGGACATTTCGCGCGTTCGTAATATCGCCGTCGTCGGAACCCACCACGCCGGCAAAACTACGCTGGTCGAAGCCATTCTTTCGCACTGCGGCGCGATCGGCCGCAAGGGAGCCGTAACCGACGGAACCAGCACGACCGACCACGAGCCGGAGTGCATCGGTCACGCGCAGTCAACCACGGTCGGTTTCGCGCACTGCACGGCCGATGGCATCGACATGACGCTCGTCGACTGTCCCGGCTTCATCGATTTCTTCGAAGAAACGAAACTGGCGATCTCCGGCTGCGACGCCGCGGTCATCGTGCTGGACGGCGAACCGTTGCGCGTCCCGCAGACGCAGGCGCTGGTTGATTTCATCGAGTCGCGCAAGATGCCGCATCTGTTCGTCGTCAACAAGTTGGACCGCCCCGGTTCGGATTTCGCGCGCACGCTGGAGGCGCTGCAAAACGCTTATGGCCGCCACGTAGTTGCGGAGCAACTGCCGATCGGGACTGCGGAAAACTTCAAAGGCTACGTGGACTTGGCGGCGAGCAAGGCGTTCGCTTATGACGGAGCCGCCGAAAAGGACAGCGAGATCCCGCCCGACATGCAAGATCGCGTCGCGCAAGCGCACGTGCAGTTACTGGAAGCGATCGCCGACTTCGACGACCATTTGATGGAAGAGCTGCTCGAAGGCGTCGAGCCGCCGCTCGAAGAGGTCGAGAAAGACCTCTGCGTCGAGTGCGCGCACGATCAAATCATTCCGGTGCTGGTTGCGGCCGGACTTCCCGGCTACGGCGTTTCGGCGCTGGTGCGTGCGCTGGAAAAATGGTTCCCGTCGCCGGCCGATGCGCCGGTACTCGACGCCGAGGGACGTCCGATCGAACCAAAAGCCGACGGTCCGGTCATCGCACAAGTGTTTAAGACCTCGATCCATCCGCAGTCGGGCAAACTTTCGATCGTGCGAGTCGTTTCGGGCACGCTCAAATCCGATGCGACGCTGACGAACATCAGCAAGGGCAGCGAGAAAGTGCGCTCCGGCGGACTCTATCGGTTGCAAGGTAAAAAGGCGGAAGCCGTTCCCGAAGCGGGCCCGGGAAGCATCGTCGCGATCGCGCGCATGGAAAGCGTCGCCACCGGCGACACCCTGACGGAAAACAATTTCAAAGTGCTCTTGCCGCGCGTGCAAGCCGGCGAGCCGGTCTTCGCCGTTGCGATCCGTCCCAAAGAACGCATGGACGAAGCCAAGATCTCGCAGATGCTCGCGCGCATCGTGGACGAGGATCCGTCGCTGCGTTTGGATCGCGCTCCCATCACGAACGAACTCTTGCTGATGGGCAACGGCGAACAGCACGTCTCGATTGCGGTCGAGCGCCTTACGCGCAAGTACAAAGTCGAAGTGGTCACCGCACCCCCGATGATCCCGTACCAAGAGACGATTACGGCGGGTACTGAGGTGCACGCGCGCTACAAGCATCAGACCGGCGGACACGGACAGTTCGGCGACGTCTGGCTGCGCTTTGCGAACCAAGACCGCGGCCACGGCGTTACCTTCGAAGTGAAGATCGTCGGCGGCGTCGTTCCGCGCCAATTCTTCGGCGCGGTTGAAAAAGGCGTGCGCGAAGCGCTCATGCACGGCAGCGTGGGCGGCTATCCGGTCACGGATGTGCACGTCGTCTTATTCGATGGCGCGTACCACGACGTCGACTCGAGCGAACAGGCCTTTAAGACCGCGGCCGGCATGGGCGTACGCGACGCGCTGCCCAAATGCAACCCCGTGGTGCTCGAGCCGATCGTGCACGTCGCGGTAACCGTTCCATCGAACTACACGTCGTCGGTCATGCAGCAGCTGACCGGCAAACGTGGTCAAATTCTCGGAATGAATCCGGCCGACAAGCCGGGCTACGATACAGTTGAGGCCTACGTGCCGCAGGTCGAACTTGCGCGGTACATCACCGAATTGCGTACGGCGACCCAGGGTTTGGGAACATACTCCTGGCGCCACGAGCGCTTCGACCCCGTCCCAGGGAAGTGGACTGCTCCGAAAGCTGCGGTATAA
- the pcp gene encoding pyroglutamyl-peptidase I encodes MSNPVLVTGFEAFGGRDVNPSELVARSLEGRLIAGRRVVVRIFPVETSGVPERLQQAIDEEHPDLVLCTGLAPGQTAVSLERVAVNMLDFEHPDNAGVVRKNEPILRGGPDARLSPMPIAEIVDAWQRNGVPGYVSNSAGTFLCNQTLYEALGIAESVSPPVTAGFIHLPYLPEQAIEAGAGNSPSMSLELMKHAVELAIAATVPWIERRNAGRQAAAAGV; translated from the coding sequence GTGTCTAATCCGGTTCTGGTAACGGGGTTCGAAGCGTTCGGCGGCAGGGACGTCAACCCGAGCGAACTCGTCGCACGCAGTCTCGAAGGGCGCCTCATCGCGGGGCGTCGCGTCGTCGTACGGATCTTTCCGGTCGAAACCTCGGGCGTCCCCGAGCGTCTGCAGCAAGCGATCGACGAAGAGCACCCGGACTTGGTCCTCTGTACGGGTCTGGCGCCGGGCCAGACCGCGGTCTCGCTGGAGCGCGTGGCGGTCAATATGCTCGACTTCGAGCATCCCGACAACGCCGGCGTCGTCCGCAAGAACGAACCGATCCTGCGCGGTGGCCCCGATGCGCGGCTCTCGCCCATGCCGATTGCCGAAATCGTCGACGCCTGGCAGCGCAACGGCGTCCCCGGTTATGTGTCGAACTCAGCCGGAACATTCTTGTGCAACCAAACCTTGTATGAAGCGCTGGGCATCGCCGAGTCGGTTTCTCCCCCGGTGACGGCGGGCTTTATTCACCTGCCCTATCTGCCGGAGCAAGCCATTGAGGCCGGAGCGGGAAATAGCCCATCGATGTCCCTGGAATTGATGAAACACGCCGTCGAACTGGCGATCGCCGCAACGGTCCCATGGATCGAAAGGCGCAACGCCGGCAGGCAAGCTGCGGCGGCCGGAGTCTAA
- a CDS encoding MGMT family protein, whose protein sequence is MRCREVEALWDDIREGMPPMRAAVHDHLRACQRCQDLYEQYEGVAYCLSCLPQPEPSCNLAKRVIEHIATLQNKYRSDPIMLTWVNTRIGRVYVGYKGTRIAFIGLDRGEGPEKVREQIERRLHRHVDQGQTPDWLRKIFDDYFKTWHVDEDKMDISDLTPFEQEALKAAYSIPPGQVRSYAWVAQAIGRPKAARAVGQVMARNPLPLFFPCHRVVDSTGALHNYGYGIEMKARLLTMEGYRPQR, encoded by the coding sequence ATGCGATGTCGTGAAGTTGAAGCGCTGTGGGACGATATCCGTGAGGGTATGCCACCGATGCGCGCCGCCGTCCACGATCATCTGCGCGCTTGCCAGCGATGCCAAGACCTCTACGAACAATACGAAGGCGTCGCGTACTGCCTCTCCTGTCTGCCCCAACCCGAGCCCTCGTGCAATCTAGCGAAGCGCGTAATCGAACACATCGCGACGCTGCAAAACAAGTACCGCAGCGATCCAATCATGCTGACCTGGGTGAACACGCGCATCGGCCGCGTCTACGTCGGCTACAAAGGGACGCGCATCGCCTTCATCGGCCTCGATCGAGGCGAAGGTCCCGAAAAAGTGCGCGAGCAGATCGAGCGCCGGCTGCACCGCCACGTCGATCAGGGGCAGACGCCGGACTGGCTGCGGAAGATTTTTGACGATTACTTCAAGACGTGGCACGTGGACGAAGACAAGATGGACATCAGCGATCTGACGCCCTTCGAGCAAGAAGCGCTCAAAGCTGCCTACAGCATCCCGCCCGGACAGGTTCGTTCCTACGCTTGGGTTGCGCAAGCGATTGGGCGGCCGAAGGCTGCGCGCGCGGTCGGCCAGGTTATGGCGCGCAATCCGCTGCCGCTCTTCTTCCCCTGCCATCGCGTCGTGGACTCGACCGGCGCGCTGCACAATTACGGCTACGGGATCGAGATGAAGGCGCGCTTGCTCACGATGGAGGGCTATCGCCCGCAGCGCTGA
- a CDS encoding sigma-70 family RNA polymerase sigma factor produces MSALAPLLREYYVPPPAQKKAIKRVGAPGTDRFDTIVDEYERRLYGFALRMTGNREDAEEIVQDAFVRAYRALAKMSPEQRAELRLQPWLYTITLNVTRNRLRGKRPTNVALDALADPDALLRGSRHDGPAQPENILERNADMALVERALLQLPMHLRAAATLRFIEGRSHPEIAEILNQPIGTVKSHVHRAVRILRRILGPQIGRAVPEGDTVHAMS; encoded by the coding sequence ATGAGCGCTCTCGCCCCGCTCCTGAGGGAGTACTACGTGCCGCCTCCGGCACAGAAAAAGGCGATCAAGCGCGTCGGCGCCCCGGGCACCGACCGTTTCGACACCATCGTTGACGAATACGAGCGCCGGCTCTACGGCTTCGCCTTGCGCATGACGGGCAATCGCGAAGACGCCGAAGAGATCGTGCAAGACGCGTTCGTCCGAGCGTACCGCGCCCTCGCGAAGATGTCGCCCGAACAGCGCGCCGAGCTGCGCCTGCAGCCCTGGCTGTACACGATTACCCTCAACGTCACTCGCAACCGGCTACGCGGAAAGCGGCCAACCAACGTCGCGCTCGACGCGCTGGCCGACCCCGACGCGCTGCTGCGCGGGTCGCGCCACGACGGGCCGGCCCAACCTGAGAACATCCTCGAGCGAAACGCCGACATGGCGCTGGTCGAGCGAGCGCTCCTCCAGCTCCCGATGCACCTGCGCGCCGCGGCCACGCTGCGGTTCATCGAAGGCCGCAGCCATCCGGAGATCGCCGAAATCCTCAACCAGCCGATTGGAACCGTGAAATCGCACGTGCATCGTGCCGTGCGCATTCTTCGGCGTATCCTCGGCCCGCAAATCGGCAGAGCCGTGCCGGAAGGAGACACTGTCCATGCGATGTCGTGA
- a CDS encoding glycoside hydrolase family 125 protein, with amino-acid sequence MKGACVAAAWALILGLAPQGRASASPTVEIPNASAAVAVTLQRIYQRAYDEAYSRHATMESDGTTFVSTGDIDGEWLRDSSAVMTPYIGLAGTDSYVRSMLRGAIARQAKYILIDPYANAFTRDYQIGERKFEMDSLLYPIRLAYAYWKTTGDRSIFTPELQRAITRAVRTLRLEQHHTARSHYRHQELANGGLGTRVAYTGLVWTAFRPSDDAARYQYNIPDNMFAVVVLRQLTDIEKNVYHDNMMAQEAWGLAVQIRLGIEHYALINQPGFGRIYAYEIDGFGHANLMDDANVPSLLSAPYFGYVSAHDPVYQATRKFVLSSRNPYYFSGKYAAGIGSPHTPHGYIWPLSLVMEAITSTDRTEIDRVMGYIAASDTGDHRLHESFNADWPESYTRDDFAWPNALFAQLMLSRQGRLPAVLESLAR; translated from the coding sequence GTGAAAGGCGCTTGCGTTGCTGCGGCCTGGGCTTTAATCCTCGGCTTGGCGCCGCAGGGACGGGCAAGCGCGTCTCCCACTGTTGAAATACCTAACGCATCGGCGGCGGTTGCGGTGACGCTCCAGCGGATCTATCAACGCGCCTACGACGAAGCGTACAGCCGACACGCGACGATGGAGTCCGACGGCACGACGTTTGTTTCGACGGGCGACATCGACGGGGAATGGCTGCGTGATTCGAGCGCCGTGATGACGCCGTACATTGGGCTGGCTGGTACAGATTCGTACGTTCGCAGCATGCTGCGCGGCGCGATTGCCCGGCAAGCGAAGTACATCCTGATCGATCCCTACGCGAACGCCTTCACGCGAGACTACCAAATCGGCGAGCGCAAGTTCGAGATGGACTCGCTCCTCTATCCGATTCGTCTGGCGTACGCTTACTGGAAAACGACCGGCGACCGTTCGATCTTCACGCCCGAGCTGCAGCGCGCGATCACCAGAGCCGTGCGCACCCTCCGGCTGGAGCAGCATCACACGGCGCGGTCTCACTACCGGCACCAAGAGCTGGCCAACGGCGGCCTCGGCACGCGCGTCGCCTACACGGGTCTGGTCTGGACCGCGTTCCGTCCGTCCGACGATGCCGCGCGGTATCAATACAACATTCCCGACAACATGTTCGCGGTGGTCGTGCTGCGGCAGTTGACCGATATCGAAAAGAACGTCTACCACGACAACATGATGGCGCAAGAGGCCTGGGGTCTGGCCGTGCAGATTCGTCTGGGCATCGAGCACTATGCGCTGATCAACCAGCCGGGGTTCGGGCGGATCTATGCATACGAGATCGACGGATTCGGCCACGCGAACCTCATGGATGACGCGAACGTCCCCTCACTGCTTTCGGCGCCGTATTTCGGCTATGTGAGCGCCCACGACCCGGTTTACCAGGCCACGCGCAAGTTCGTCCTTTCGTCGCGCAACCCGTATTACTTCAGCGGCAAATATGCAGCCGGAATCGGCAGCCCGCATACACCCCACGGGTACATCTGGCCCTTGTCGCTGGTGATGGAGGCGATTACCTCTACCGATCGCACCGAGATCGATCGCGTGATGGGCTATATTGCGGCTTCAGATACGGGGGATCACCGCTTGCACGAGTCGTTCAATGCCGACTGGCCGGAATCGTATACGCGAGATGACTTTGCTTGGCCGAATGCGCTCTTCGCGCAGCTAATGCTCTCGCGCCAGGGCCGTCTGCCGGCTGTACTCGAGTCGCTCGCGCGTTAA
- a CDS encoding SUF system NifU family Fe-S cluster assembly protein, which produces MDDFYRDYILDHYRNPRNFGKLDRVDASAEDLNPLCGDQIRMELKLNNRGLVDDVKFSGKGCAISQASASMLTESIKGKSLSEIAKLPKEAVLENVGIGISPTRMKCAMLGLKVLKSAAIGELAAWPDEN; this is translated from the coding sequence TTGGACGACTTCTACCGCGACTATATCCTCGACCACTACCGGAATCCGCGCAATTTCGGCAAGCTCGATCGCGTGGACGCATCGGCCGAAGATCTCAACCCGCTCTGCGGCGATCAAATCCGCATGGAACTCAAACTGAACAACCGCGGCCTGGTGGACGACGTAAAGTTCTCGGGCAAGGGCTGCGCGATCAGCCAAGCCTCAGCGTCCATGCTGACCGAATCCATCAAAGGCAAATCGTTGTCGGAGATCGCCAAGCTTCCAAAGGAAGCCGTGCTGGAAAATGTCGGCATCGGCATCAGCCCGACGCGCATGAAGTGTGCGATGTTGGGATTGAAGGTCTTAAAGAGTGCCGCGATTGGCGAATTGGCCGCCTGGCCGGACGAAAACTAA
- a CDS encoding SufS family cysteine desulfurase, translated as MIAADPKVDRIIADFPILQRPTSRGKRLVYLDSAATSQKPQVVIDALVEYYSQYNANIHRGVYEIAERATAEFEKARETVASFFNARTQEIIWTRNTTEAINLVSHSWGLTNIKRGDAILVTQLEHHSNLVPWQLLAEKTGAELRFIPVDDRGLHVLDDLDALLDGCKLVALSQVSNSLGTIAPLDIIIPRAHAAGALVMVDGAQAAPNMPVDFKALDADFYALSAHKMCGPTGIGVLYGKREVLEAMPPFLTGGDMIRKVEYAKSTFNDLPWKFEAGTSNVADAIAFAAALGYLKGIGMDWVRDHERGLVAYALDRLHTLESRGLTIYGPQDPDRIGDVISFNFGDVHPHDLASILDTEGVAIRAGHHCTMPLMEKMGWPATARASFYIYNTEADVDALVAGIEKAANVFKI; from the coding sequence ATGATCGCCGCCGATCCCAAAGTCGATCGCATCATTGCCGACTTCCCGATCCTGCAGCGCCCCACGTCGCGCGGCAAACGGCTGGTCTACCTTGACTCGGCCGCGACCTCGCAGAAGCCGCAAGTCGTCATCGATGCGCTGGTCGAGTACTACTCGCAATACAACGCCAACATTCACCGCGGCGTCTACGAAATTGCCGAACGGGCGACCGCGGAGTTCGAGAAGGCGCGCGAGACCGTCGCTTCATTCTTCAACGCGCGAACGCAAGAGATTATCTGGACCCGCAACACGACCGAAGCCATCAATCTCGTGTCGCACTCTTGGGGACTCACCAATATCAAGCGCGGCGACGCGATTCTGGTGACGCAACTCGAACATCATTCGAACCTCGTGCCGTGGCAGCTCCTCGCGGAAAAAACCGGAGCCGAGTTGCGGTTCATTCCGGTCGACGACCGCGGCCTGCACGTGCTCGACGATCTCGACGCGCTGCTCGACGGCTGCAAACTCGTCGCCCTTTCGCAGGTCAGCAATTCGCTCGGTACGATCGCCCCGCTGGACATCATCATTCCGCGCGCGCATGCCGCCGGAGCACTCGTGATGGTTGACGGCGCGCAGGCTGCGCCGAACATGCCCGTCGACTTCAAAGCGCTTGATGCTGACTTCTACGCCTTAAGCGCACACAAGATGTGCGGGCCGACAGGCATCGGCGTGCTCTACGGCAAGCGCGAGGTGCTCGAAGCCATGCCGCCGTTTTTGACCGGCGGCGACATGATTCGCAAAGTCGAGTATGCCAAGTCAACGTTCAACGATCTGCCATGGAAGTTCGAAGCCGGTACGAGCAACGTCGCGGACGCGATCGCTTTTGCGGCGGCCCTCGGCTATCTCAAAGGCATCGGTATGGACTGGGTGCGCGACCACGAGCGCGGCCTGGTCGCCTACGCTTTGGATCGCCTGCACACGCTCGAGTCACGCGGCTTGACGATCTACGGCCCGCAGGATCCCGATCGCATCGGCGATGTCATCTCGTTCAATTTCGGCGACGTGCATCCGCACGATCTCGCCTCGATCCTCGATACCGAGGGCGTCGCCATCCGCGCCGGACACCACTGCACGATGCCGCTCATGGAAAAGATGGGCTGGCCGGCGACGGCGCGCGCCTCGTTCTACATCTACAACACCGAGGCGGATGTCGACGCATTGGTCGCCGGCATCGAAAAAGCCGCCAACGTCTTCAAGATTTAA
- the sufD gene encoding Fe-S cluster assembly protein SufD, whose translation MPSTLERLAVPKNLDESILSHARRQELLDRAFELRSGRERPGQFWKIDLDALDFSAQAIAAPSSPRISDPGKPGVIACDLATAAQKHPQLFSRAFGSAVGALNSKFAALAAALCNAGAFIYIPADLAVDEPIEVTYATQDGALFPCTLVLLERGSHCTIIERIEGQERAAVCGIAEIVCAENASVTYAAEQTLPPDAQSIFTRVAAPGKDASVTWCVAELGSALAVTSVDVLIDNPGVQAQFNGFFFPSGDQHVDLVSTIRHNVGESQSETLIKSAATGRGQGRYVGNIRIAPHAQGTAASLRDDALLLSRKAHIDSVPALEIGANDVKAFHGATIGALDENVIFYMESRGIARDAAEKMVALGFFEPVLERFPTTALRDRLRAALEAKIA comes from the coding sequence TTGCCTAGCACGCTCGAGCGCCTCGCGGTGCCGAAGAACCTCGACGAATCGATTTTAAGTCACGCCCGCCGGCAAGAGCTGCTGGATCGGGCTTTCGAACTGCGCTCCGGGCGCGAGCGTCCGGGACAATTCTGGAAGATCGATCTCGACGCGCTGGATTTCTCAGCGCAGGCCATCGCGGCGCCGTCCAGCCCGCGCATTAGCGACCCCGGAAAGCCCGGCGTCATCGCCTGCGATCTCGCGACTGCGGCGCAAAAACATCCGCAGCTCTTTTCGCGCGCTTTTGGAAGCGCGGTAGGCGCGTTGAACTCCAAGTTTGCAGCGCTGGCTGCCGCGCTGTGCAATGCCGGCGCCTTCATTTATATTCCGGCCGATCTCGCCGTTGACGAGCCCATCGAAGTCACGTACGCAACCCAAGACGGTGCGCTCTTTCCGTGTACGCTCGTGCTGCTCGAACGCGGCTCGCACTGCACCATCATCGAACGGATCGAAGGCCAGGAGCGCGCAGCCGTCTGCGGCATTGCCGAGATCGTGTGCGCGGAGAACGCTTCGGTCACGTATGCCGCCGAGCAGACGCTGCCGCCGGACGCACAATCCATCTTCACGCGAGTTGCAGCGCCGGGCAAAGATGCATCCGTAACCTGGTGCGTGGCCGAGCTCGGCTCGGCGCTTGCCGTTACATCGGTGGACGTGCTGATCGACAACCCCGGCGTCCAAGCGCAATTCAACGGTTTCTTCTTCCCCAGCGGCGACCAGCACGTCGATCTCGTTTCGACGATCCGGCATAACGTCGGCGAATCGCAATCCGAGACGCTGATTAAATCGGCCGCCACGGGCCGCGGGCAAGGACGTTACGTCGGCAACATTCGCATCGCGCCGCACGCTCAGGGCACCGCGGCTTCGCTGCGCGACGACGCGCTGCTGCTCTCCCGCAAAGCGCACATCGACTCCGTGCCGGCGCTCGAGATCGGCGCCAACGACGTCAAAGCATTTCACGGTGCCACGATCGGCGCGCTCGACGAGAACGTGATCTTCTATATGGAAAGCCGCGGCATCGCCCGCGATGCGGCCGAAAAGATGGTTGCGCTCGGATTCTTCGAGCCCGTGCTGGAGCGCTTCCCGACGACTGCGCTGCGCGATCGCTTGCGCGCTGCGTTGGAAGCGAAGATCGCATGA
- the sufC gene encoding Fe-S cluster assembly ATPase SufC — protein sequence MSERGLRIHQLRASAGGTNILKGIDLTVEPGRVHALMGPNGSGKSTLAFSLTGHPGFKVESGSVTLDGTDMLALPPDKRAKAGLFLSFQYPAAIPGVKVANFLFAARQALHPGDLPPAKFRALLLEKMDLLDMDPSFMGRYLNDGFSGGEKKRLEMLQLAMLSPKYAVLDETDSGLDVDALRAVGESVNAMRASEQSKDMGFLIITHYPRILQYVKADVVHIMIDGRIVKEGDAELAQRIEREGYDTIREEIAQIA from the coding sequence GTGTCCGAGCGGGGCCTACGTATTCACCAGCTGCGCGCCAGTGCGGGCGGCACAAACATTCTCAAAGGCATCGACCTGACGGTCGAACCCGGCCGCGTGCACGCGCTCATGGGTCCGAATGGCAGCGGCAAGTCAACGCTCGCCTTCTCGCTGACCGGCCACCCAGGCTTTAAAGTTGAAAGCGGTTCCGTCACGCTGGACGGCACTGACATGCTGGCGCTCCCGCCCGACAAACGCGCCAAAGCCGGCCTCTTTCTTTCGTTCCAATATCCGGCCGCGATCCCAGGCGTGAAGGTCGCAAACTTTTTGTTCGCGGCGCGACAGGCGCTGCATCCGGGCGATCTCCCGCCCGCCAAATTCCGCGCATTGCTGCTGGAAAAAATGGATCTGCTCGACATGGATCCGAGTTTTATGGGCCGCTACCTGAACGACGGTTTTTCCGGCGGTGAGAAAAAGCGCCTCGAGATGCTGCAGCTCGCGATGCTTTCGCCCAAATATGCGGTCCTGGATGAAACCGATTCCGGACTCGACGTGGACGCGCTGCGCGCGGTCGGCGAGTCGGTGAACGCCATGCGCGCCAGCGAGCAAAGCAAGGACATGGGTTTTCTCATCATCACGCACTATCCGCGCATCTTGCAATACGTCAAAGCCGACGTCGTGCACATTATGATCGACGGCCGCATCGTCAAGGAAGGCGACGCGGAACTGGCGCAGCGCATCGAGCGCGAAGGCTACGACACCATTCGCGAGGAGATCGCGCAGATTGCCTAG
- a CDS encoding helix-turn-helix domain-containing protein: MQADRFFQTPRGRIVEELRRSKSASAVDLAKVFGLSPNAIRQQLVVLERDGLVVEQSVRRGPTKPTHEFSLTPEGEKLFPHHYDKMLGAVLREVRAQYGESGVAAVFDGISKRTVAKARARVTASDTEGKLGQLTEVLREGGVVADYNLIDGGFELHEHNCPYSAVAKDNPEVCSVIHQVLEQTIGGTHVQTESLATGGSECKFELKA, from the coding sequence ATGCAGGCCGACCGCTTCTTTCAGACCCCTCGCGGGCGCATCGTTGAAGAACTGCGCCGGAGCAAATCCGCCTCTGCCGTCGATTTGGCCAAAGTCTTCGGACTGTCGCCCAATGCGATCCGGCAGCAGCTGGTCGTGCTCGAACGCGACGGCCTGGTCGTCGAGCAATCCGTGCGGCGCGGCCCGACCAAGCCGACGCACGAGTTTTCACTGACCCCTGAAGGCGAAAAACTTTTCCCGCATCACTACGACAAGATGCTCGGCGCGGTTTTACGCGAGGTGCGCGCCCAATATGGCGAGAGCGGCGTGGCGGCGGTCTTTGACGGCATCTCCAAGCGTACGGTCGCCAAAGCGCGTGCGCGCGTGACGGCTAGCGACACCGAGGGCAAACTCGGCCAACTGACTGAGGTTCTGCGCGAAGGCGGCGTGGTCGCGGACTACAATCTGATCGACGGCGGATTCGAACTGCACGAGCACAATTGCCCGTACTCGGCCGTCGCCAAGGACAATCCGGAGGTCTGCTCGGTGATTCACCAGGTGCTCGAGCAAACGATCGGCGGGACGCACGTCCAGACCGAGTCCCTTGCAACCGGCGGCAGCGAATGTAAGTTTGAGCTGAAGGCATGA
- a CDS encoding iron-sulfur cluster assembly scaffold protein, which yields MNFPKFQQLVEERTGFRTMENPTASGEYFSDSCGDMYNFFLKVGPGAVIEDMSYFTTGCGFGTATCSIVVDLAKGKTIEEAAALKEADVERALDGYPEKKKDYPQRALEALHVAIDDYKAKVASGAVPDYGAMPAPERPVQPVAETVPTPAKPSDDGKLLIKLH from the coding sequence ATGAATTTTCCAAAATTTCAGCAGCTGGTCGAAGAGCGCACCGGATTCCGCACGATGGAGAACCCCACCGCCAGCGGTGAGTACTTCAGTGACTCCTGCGGCGACATGTACAATTTCTTTCTGAAGGTCGGCCCGGGTGCGGTGATCGAGGACATGTCGTACTTCACGACCGGATGCGGTTTTGGTACGGCCACCTGCAGCATCGTCGTCGATCTTGCCAAAGGCAAGACGATCGAGGAAGCCGCTGCATTAAAGGAAGCCGACGTCGAACGCGCCCTTGACGGCTATCCGGAGAAGAAGAAAGACTACCCGCAACGCGCGCTTGAAGCGCTGCACGTTGCGATTGACGACTACAAGGCGAAGGTCGCCTCAGGAGCTGTTCCCGATTACGGCGCGATGCCCGCGCCCGAGCGTCCGGTTCAGCCCGTTGCGGAAACGGTGCCGACGCCGGCCAAACCGTCCGACGACGGCAAGCTCCTAATCAAACTGCACTAA